The following proteins come from a genomic window of Shewanella halifaxensis HAW-EB4:
- a CDS encoding GNAT family N-acetyltransferase: MAVKAVISVSLDDLTQPTMTLAAPLLSIQPINNTNLDALLKLQLNADQKGFIESIPDCLKEAEEDKRYTPVALCYGQQVAGFAMYGLFNECQTQRVWFDRFLIAQDYQGRGLGKAFALLLLEFLFCHFQCQQVFLSVYPNNHAAIALYHKLGFEFTGEQDINGEQVMSLCS; the protein is encoded by the coding sequence TTGGCCGTAAAAGCAGTAATATCCGTCTCATTAGATGATTTAACCCAGCCAACAATGACACTCGCAGCGCCTTTACTCAGCATCCAACCCATTAATAACACGAACCTAGATGCATTACTTAAGCTACAGCTAAATGCCGACCAGAAGGGGTTCATTGAGTCTATTCCTGATTGCCTAAAAGAGGCCGAAGAAGACAAGCGCTACACGCCAGTAGCTCTTTGCTACGGTCAACAAGTGGCAGGTTTTGCTATGTATGGCTTATTTAATGAATGCCAAACGCAGCGGGTCTGGTTTGACCGATTCCTTATAGCTCAAGACTACCAAGGGCGCGGCTTGGGTAAAGCCTTTGCACTGTTGCTACTAGAGTTTCTATTTTGCCACTTTCAATGTCAGCAAGTTTTCTTAAGTGTTTATCCTAATAACCATGCGGCCATCGCTTTATATCATAAGCTAGGTTTTGAGTTTACTGGCGAGCAAGACATTAATGGTGAGCAGGTAATGAGTCTCTGCTCATAA
- the acpS gene encoding holo-ACP synthase: MIVGLGTDIVEIARIEARIPTAGDEALLSCRLAKRVLTKTEFALFVASSQPGRYLAKRFAAKEAAAKALGTGIGRGVSFQHIEISNNTNGAPLVAFSDGAAERLAQLGGSRAHLSIADEKHYATATVILES; the protein is encoded by the coding sequence ATGATCGTTGGTTTAGGCACCGATATTGTTGAAATTGCGCGAATAGAAGCGCGTATTCCTACAGCAGGCGATGAAGCGCTATTAAGCTGTCGCTTAGCAAAGCGTGTGTTAACCAAAACCGAATTTGCACTCTTTGTTGCGTCATCTCAACCGGGGCGATATCTGGCTAAACGCTTTGCCGCTAAAGAAGCTGCAGCCAAAGCGTTGGGGACTGGTATAGGCCGTGGTGTTTCATTTCAACATATTGAGATCAGTAATAACACCAATGGCGCTCCGTTAGTGGCCTTTAGTGACGGCGCTGCCGAACGCTTGGCTCAGCTTGGTGGAAGCCGAGCACACCTCTCCATAGCCGATGAGAAACACTACGCAACGGCGACCGTGATCCTAGAGTCTTGA